A stretch of the Massilia sp. W12 genome encodes the following:
- a CDS encoding YjgN family protein, with the protein MSTPENPQAMRSLQLEFTGSGQEYFRIWIVNLCLTLLSFGVYGAWAKVRRMQYFYRNTRLQQAVFDFHGKASRILLGRVLALCLLALYQYAFGFSAAMAAAVVMVLLLLLPMMARGALRFRLANSSYRGLRFAFDGKPLHAWLAYGPLLCLLLLPPLLIYLDAGVWLAAVGLLYLAWPLMHWRMQHYQYANLRWGPLHSACTARPRDFVSNYAKALLLAIVTILLAAMLVAGLFGDLAQEFAQSLVALLTALVIFSLAYLFTFPWLQGRLLNLILHKTCFGPLHFRSSLPLGGYMWLASKNALLTILTLGLYRPFAVVALWRFRLQHLHLHAPESLWLQLEQASAENQEQDASGEGVADLFGFDLSW; encoded by the coding sequence ATGTCAACTCCTGAAAATCCGCAAGCCATGCGCAGTCTGCAGCTGGAATTCACCGGCAGCGGGCAGGAGTATTTCCGCATCTGGATTGTGAATCTGTGCCTGACCCTGCTCAGTTTTGGCGTGTACGGGGCCTGGGCCAAGGTGCGGCGTATGCAATATTTCTACCGCAATACCCGTTTGCAGCAGGCGGTGTTTGATTTTCATGGCAAGGCCAGCCGGATTTTGCTCGGGCGCGTGCTGGCCCTGTGTTTGTTGGCGCTGTATCAATACGCTTTCGGCTTTTCCGCTGCGATGGCGGCGGCGGTGGTCATGGTCTTGCTCTTGCTGTTGCCGATGATGGCGCGCGGCGCTTTGCGCTTCCGCTTAGCCAACAGCAGTTATCGCGGCCTGCGCTTTGCTTTTGACGGCAAACCCTTGCACGCCTGGCTGGCGTATGGCCCGCTGCTGTGTCTCTTGCTGTTGCCGCCTTTATTGATTTATCTGGATGCCGGGGTGTGGCTGGCGGCGGTCGGTTTGCTGTATCTGGCCTGGCCGCTGATGCATTGGCGCATGCAGCATTATCAATATGCGAATTTGCGCTGGGGGCCGCTGCACAGTGCGTGCACGGCGCGCCCGCGCGATTTTGTATCGAATTACGCCAAGGCGCTGTTGCTGGCGATTGTGACGATTTTGCTGGCGGCGATGCTGGTGGCCGGCCTGTTTGGCGATCTGGCGCAAGAGTTTGCGCAAAGTCTGGTGGCGCTGTTGACCGCGCTGGTGATTTTTTCGCTCGCCTATTTATTCACTTTTCCCTGGTTGCAAGGGCGCTTGCTGAATTTGATCTTGCACAAGACTTGTTTTGGCCCCTTGCATTTCAGATCCAGCCTGCCCTTGGGCGGATATATGTGGCTGGCCAGCAAAAATGCTTTGCTCACTATTCTCACCCTCGGTTTGTATCGTCCGTTTGCGGTGGTCGCGCTGTGGCGCTTCCGCCTGCAGCATTTGCATTTGCACGCGCCGGAAAGTCTGTGGCTGCAATTAGAACAAGCCAGCGCTGAAAATCAGGAGCAGGATGCGAGCGGCGAAGGGGTGGCGGATTTGTTCGGTTTTGATTTGTCCTGGTGA
- the edd gene encoding phosphogluconate dehydratase, which translates to MSEHPILREVLARVMQRSANSRRIYLERVAAARRQGVQRGALSCTNLAHAVAAFPQNDKLRLTEMRQPGVAIISSYNDMLSAHQPYERYPALLRDAVRSAGGVAQFAAGVPAMCDGVTQGQPGMELSLFSRDAIAMASAIGLSHNTFDAALYLGVCDKIVPGLLIGALHFGHLPAIFVPAGPMASGVANKEKARIRQLYAQGKIGRAELLDAECKSYHSAGTCTFYGTANSNQLLMEVMGLHLPGAAFVPPQGELRDALTQAAARRAVEISVQAPEYMPLAHIVDEKCIINAVVGLLATGGSTNHTLHLVAIARAAGIVLDWDDFNRLSSCVPLLARIYPNGDADVNHFHAAGGVAFVLRELLDAGLLFDDVNTVLGRGLRAHCADPHLQDGVLRWRPALASSADEGVLRPVAQAFAADGGLKLAQGNLGRAVIKVSAVKSEHRVVQAPALVFDSQEAFMQAYKAGQLERDFIAVLRFQGPRANGMPELHSLTPALANLQDAGFKVALVTDGRMSGASGKVPAAIHVSPEVLAGGPLGLVRDGDMLRLDANSGELQALVEGAEWAQRSQAGADLGANRYGMGRELFSHMRSQVSTAEEGAASFALPGQELA; encoded by the coding sequence ATGTCTGAACATCCGATTTTGCGCGAAGTGCTCGCGCGCGTCATGCAAAGAAGTGCAAACAGCCGCCGTATTTATCTTGAACGGGTCGCGGCGGCGCGGCGTCAAGGCGTGCAGCGCGGGGCCTTGTCCTGCACCAACCTGGCGCATGCGGTGGCGGCCTTTCCGCAAAATGATAAGCTGCGCCTGACCGAAATGCGGCAGCCCGGCGTGGCGATTATCTCCAGCTACAACGATATGTTATCTGCTCATCAGCCCTACGAGCGTTATCCGGCGCTGTTGCGGGATGCGGTGCGCAGCGCGGGCGGGGTGGCGCAATTCGCCGCCGGCGTGCCGGCCATGTGCGATGGCGTCACACAAGGGCAGCCGGGCATGGAGTTGTCGCTGTTTTCGCGCGATGCGATTGCCATGGCCAGCGCTATCGGTCTGTCACACAATACCTTTGATGCCGCGCTGTATCTGGGCGTGTGCGACAAAATTGTGCCGGGTTTGTTGATCGGCGCGCTGCACTTTGGGCATTTGCCGGCGATTTTTGTGCCAGCCGGGCCGATGGCTTCCGGCGTGGCGAATAAGGAAAAAGCCCGCATCCGCCAGCTGTATGCGCAAGGCAAGATTGGCCGCGCTGAATTATTGGATGCGGAATGCAAGTCCTATCACAGCGCCGGCACCTGTACTTTTTATGGCACAGCCAACAGCAATCAGCTGTTGATGGAAGTCATGGGCTTGCACTTGCCGGGTGCGGCGTTTGTGCCGCCGCAGGGCGAATTGCGCGACGCCTTAACGCAAGCCGCTGCGCGCCGCGCAGTCGAGATCAGCGTGCAAGCGCCTGAGTATATGCCGCTGGCCCATATCGTCGATGAAAAATGCATCATCAATGCCGTGGTCGGCTTGCTCGCCACCGGTGGCTCGACCAACCACACCCTGCACCTGGTGGCGATTGCGCGCGCTGCCGGGATTGTGTTGGATTGGGATGATTTCAACCGCTTATCTTCCTGTGTGCCGCTGTTGGCGCGCATTTATCCAAATGGCGATGCGGATGTGAACCACTTCCACGCCGCTGGCGGCGTCGCCTTCGTGCTGCGCGAATTATTGGACGCCGGTTTGTTATTTGATGATGTGAATACCGTGCTGGGACGCGGCTTGCGCGCGCATTGCGCCGATCCGCATTTGCAGGATGGCGTATTGCGCTGGCGTCCGGCTTTGGCCAGCAGCGCCGATGAGGGCGTGCTGCGCCCGGTGGCGCAAGCGTTTGCCGCCGATGGCGGTTTGAAGCTGGCGCAAGGCAATCTGGGACGCGCCGTGATCAAGGTTTCCGCCGTCAAATCTGAACACCGGGTGGTGCAAGCGCCGGCCCTGGTGTTTGATTCGCAAGAAGCATTTATGCAAGCGTATAAAGCCGGACAATTGGAGCGCGATTTCATCGCCGTGCTGCGTTTTCAGGGGCCGCGCGCAAATGGCATGCCGGAACTGCATTCGCTCACGCCGGCGCTGGCCAATTTGCAAGACGCCGGCTTCAAAGTGGCGCTGGTGACAGATGGCCGCATGTCGGGCGCTTCCGGCAAAGTGCCGGCGGCGATTCATGTTTCGCCCGAAGTGCTGGCTGGCGGCCCGCTCGGCTTGGTGCGCGATGGCGATATGTTGCGGCTGGACGCCAACAGCGGCGAATTGCAAGCGCTGGTGGAAGGCGCGGAATGGGCGCAGCGCAGTCAGGCCGGCGCAGACCTGGGGGCCAACCGCTATGGCATGGGGCGTGAATTGTTCAGCCATATGCGGTCACAGGTCAGCACGGCGGAAGAGGGCGCCGCCAGTTTTGCGCTGCCGGGGCAGGAATTGGCTTGA
- a CDS encoding SPFH domain-containing protein: MNSTDRPSLQRWQPAADEFACTGQLADLPGAMRKALYVPAGARALLTLDGESREFGPGEHEIESFFTRINQLWQSARGEILLVRQAPFTLEFAFSGLPSAEWLALDLRLGMQIRLEQIHAFARHFLLEHAHGAIHAQELHALCQPVLRQAAAEWLAAYSLPELGAHQLLREQLEEKLHSALQPWLAQYGLGLFALHIADLSHPAQRERQSEQAQAQQRWQILRNDMRQELDWRQELANLYSEKEWQTLQLQQQSMQRQLQSQQEQALAQQKIQGQARLAGQELNLQEDERRQALRARKIALLGRVLEADNEEAAMRVGAHDALRELQHEYAQQAVQRLDAVRRWQHLQTMAQIRMQAECLQQQHESRARLALMRMQFSNRLQQMRAENALQHQRHALAMQAEKQVARHHTELREGQARLEQHSTLAELALRQQDQALQLQARAHQAQQQQALSEAQHAAACAQLERRAQAEDIALQHSKLRGALELQAQFEQQRAEREQARLDAQVLREARLQASAAQQTQMRIQQQQAAELARIQAMAELDELALLALAPEKNAALLAQVLQARNGGKA; this comes from the coding sequence ATGAACAGCACCGATCGCCCATCTTTACAACGCTGGCAACCGGCAGCGGATGAATTCGCCTGCACCGGCCAGCTGGCGGATTTACCCGGCGCCATGCGTAAAGCGCTATACGTCCCGGCTGGCGCGCGCGCCCTGCTCACACTGGATGGCGAAAGCCGTGAGTTTGGCCCGGGCGAACATGAAATCGAGAGTTTTTTCACCCGCATCAATCAACTCTGGCAAAGCGCAAGAGGCGAAATCCTGCTGGTGCGGCAAGCGCCATTCACACTCGAATTTGCCTTCAGCGGCCTGCCCAGCGCGGAATGGCTGGCGCTGGATCTGCGCCTGGGCATGCAAATCCGGCTGGAACAGATTCATGCATTCGCCCGCCACTTTTTGCTGGAACATGCGCACGGCGCCATCCATGCGCAGGAATTGCACGCCCTGTGTCAACCGGTTTTGCGCCAGGCGGCGGCAGAATGGCTGGCCGCCTATTCCCTGCCCGAGCTGGGCGCACACCAGCTGCTGCGCGAGCAATTGGAAGAAAAACTGCACTCTGCGCTGCAACCCTGGCTGGCGCAATACGGGCTTGGCTTATTCGCGCTGCATATCGCTGACTTGTCCCACCCGGCGCAGCGCGAGAGACAGTCAGAGCAAGCGCAAGCGCAACAACGCTGGCAAATCCTGCGCAACGATATGCGTCAGGAACTTGACTGGCGCCAGGAATTGGCCAATTTGTATTCAGAAAAAGAATGGCAAACTCTGCAGCTGCAACAACAAAGCATGCAAAGACAGCTGCAAAGCCAACAAGAGCAAGCTTTGGCGCAACAAAAAATCCAGGGCCAGGCCCGTCTGGCCGGACAGGAATTAAATCTGCAGGAAGATGAGCGGCGCCAAGCCCTGCGCGCACGCAAAATTGCGCTGCTGGGCCGGGTGCTGGAAGCGGATAATGAAGAAGCCGCCATGCGTGTCGGCGCCCATGATGCGCTGCGCGAATTGCAGCATGAATATGCACAGCAGGCGGTGCAAAGGCTGGATGCCGTGCGGCGCTGGCAACATCTGCAAACCATGGCGCAAATCCGCATGCAAGCCGAATGCCTGCAACAACAACACGAAAGCCGCGCCCGGCTGGCCTTGATGCGCATGCAATTTTCCAATCGGCTGCAGCAGATGCGCGCGGAAAACGCCTTACAGCATCAGCGTCATGCACTCGCCATGCAAGCCGAAAAACAAGTCGCACGCCACCACACCGAATTGCGGGAGGGACAGGCGCGCCTTGAACAACACAGCACACTGGCGGAATTGGCCTTGCGCCAGCAAGATCAGGCTTTGCAACTGCAAGCGCGCGCGCATCAGGCGCAACAGCAGCAAGCGCTGTCAGAGGCGCAACACGCGGCCGCCTGCGCGCAACTGGAGCGGCGCGCGCAAGCCGAGGATATCGCCCTGCAACACAGCAAATTGCGCGGCGCGCTGGAATTGCAGGCGCAATTTGAGCAACAGCGCGCAGAACGCGAACAGGCGCGCCTGGACGCTCAGGTATTGCGCGAAGCGCGCCTGCAAGCCAGCGCGGCGCAACAAACCCAGATGCGCATACAGCAACAGCAAGCCGCTGAATTGGCGCGCATTCAGGCCATGGCGGAATTGGATGAACTGGCGCTGTTGGCGCTGGCCCCGGAAAAAAACGCCGCCCTGTTGGCCCAGGTTTTGCAGGCGCGCAACGGCGGCAAGGCGTAA
- the eda gene encoding bifunctional 4-hydroxy-2-oxoglutarate aldolase/2-dehydro-3-deoxy-phosphogluconate aldolase, with the protein MSLLDMMRASPVIPVIAIDDLAHAVPLARALCAGGIRVLEVTLRTAHGLPAIRAIAQEVPQAIVGVGTLTRPEEFVAARDAGAVFGVSPGLTENLAAAAKSSGLPLLPGVMTPSEAMAAREHGFVQQKLFPAMQAGGIGMLNALAGPLGDITFCPTGGISLDSAPGFLACRNVACVGGSWLTPKEAMQAGDWAHIEALARAAAALRK; encoded by the coding sequence ATGAGTTTGTTGGACATGATGCGCGCTTCGCCGGTGATTCCGGTGATTGCGATTGACGATTTGGCGCATGCCGTGCCGCTGGCGCGCGCTTTGTGCGCAGGCGGCATCCGCGTCTTGGAAGTGACTTTGCGCACCGCGCACGGTTTGCCGGCGATTCGCGCGATTGCACAAGAAGTGCCGCAGGCGATTGTCGGCGTTGGCACGCTGACCCGGCCAGAGGAGTTTGTCGCGGCGCGCGACGCCGGCGCAGTGTTTGGCGTGTCGCCCGGTTTGACCGAAAACCTGGCCGCCGCCGCCAAATCTTCCGGCTTGCCGCTTTTGCCTGGCGTGATGACGCCGTCTGAAGCGATGGCTGCGCGTGAGCACGGTTTTGTGCAACAGAAATTATTCCCGGCCATGCAAGCCGGCGGCATCGGCATGTTGAATGCGCTGGCCGGGCCGCTCGGCGATATCACTTTCTGTCCTACCGGCGGCATCAGTCTGGACAGTGCGCCGGGCTTTTTGGCCTGCCGCAATGTGGCCTGTGTCGGCGGTTCCTGGTTGACGCCGAAAGAGGCGATGCAAGCCGGCGATTGGGCCCATATTGAAGCCCTGGCGCGCGCCGCAGCGGCCTTGCGCAAGTGA
- the lgt gene encoding prolipoprotein diacylglyceryl transferase, whose translation MLLHPQPDPVAIALGPLKVHWYGLMYLAAFMLFLFMGRYRLRLPHVALQGWKKEDLDDLLFYGVLGVVLGGRLGEVLFYQPLYYLQHPLEIPQVWRGGMSYHGGFLGVLAAMWLWAKRRGKHLGDVYDFIAPLVPLGYACGRLGNFINAELPGRAADPTLAWAMQWPGIAYPVHPSPLYQALVDGVLLFIIVWLFAAKARPRLAVGALYVMLYGCARFFTEFFRVPDYEVPLGFATISSGQMLSLPMIVAGGVLLWLSYRGFFADKKN comes from the coding sequence ATGCTGCTTCATCCGCAACCCGATCCCGTCGCCATCGCACTTGGCCCATTGAAAGTGCATTGGTATGGGCTGATGTATCTGGCCGCCTTTATGCTGTTTTTATTCATGGGCCGCTATCGTCTGCGCTTGCCGCATGTGGCGCTGCAAGGCTGGAAGAAAGAAGACCTGGACGATTTGCTGTTTTATGGCGTGCTCGGGGTGGTGTTAGGCGGGCGCCTGGGTGAAGTGCTGTTTTATCAGCCGCTGTATTACTTACAGCATCCGCTGGAAATCCCGCAGGTGTGGCGCGGCGGCATGTCGTATCACGGCGGTTTTTTAGGCGTGCTCGCCGCCATGTGGCTGTGGGCCAAACGGCGCGGCAAGCATTTGGGCGATGTGTATGACTTCATTGCGCCGCTGGTGCCGCTCGGCTATGCCTGTGGCCGTCTGGGCAATTTCATCAATGCCGAATTACCGGGCCGCGCCGCCGATCCAACGCTGGCCTGGGCCATGCAATGGCCCGGCATCGCCTATCCGGTGCATCCCTCACCGCTGTATCAGGCGCTGGTGGATGGCGTGCTGCTGTTCATCATCGTCTGGCTGTTCGCGGCCAAGGCGCGGCCCCGGCTGGCGGTCGGCGCGCTGTATGTGATGCTGTATGGCTGCGCGCGCTTTTTCACAGAATTTTTCCGTGTGCCGGACTATGAAGTGCCGCTCGGATTCGCCACCATCTCCTCGGGCCAGATGTTGTCGCTGCCGATGATTGTGGCGGGTGGGGTACTGCTGTGGCTGTCATATCGCGGATTTTTTGCGGATAAAAAAAACTGA
- a CDS encoding M48 family metallopeptidase produces the protein MTQAWYFDGKHAQAQSVILSLGAEELQVRGTQLNLRVPRQALRIAEPFAHGSLILYLPQGAHCEVHDGQAWRSLLLHLGYQASLVQRMQSSWRGAALALLLVISALLLARAFGLPFLADQITARVPAASEQRLGAEVFKQLEKDVSLASGKSAQEIMAAEMLLTRQLARIAPQTRLPLQVKLWHAPSLGMNAVSLPNGVIIMTEKMWDVIQAQPLPPQHKEDLLAAVLAHEVAHIQARHSLHNAVSTSLTGAMSWAVFGDFSGVAAGAVTMVVQSEYSRDTESEADQLALQALRRAAIPAERLAEILELLQLMQRSKSSRMPHWMRVSTDYLSTHPPYPERIAQIRAAK, from the coding sequence ATGACCCAAGCCTGGTACTTTGACGGCAAGCATGCACAGGCGCAGAGCGTGATTCTGAGCCTTGGCGCCGAAGAATTGCAGGTGCGCGGCACACAATTGAATCTGCGCGTGCCGCGTCAGGCTTTGCGCATTGCCGAACCGTTTGCGCACGGCAGTCTGATTCTCTATTTGCCGCAAGGCGCGCATTGTGAAGTGCATGATGGGCAAGCCTGGCGCAGTCTGTTGCTGCATCTGGGTTATCAGGCCAGCCTGGTGCAGCGTATGCAAAGCAGCTGGCGCGGCGCCGCGCTGGCCTTATTGCTGGTGATTTCCGCCTTATTGCTGGCGCGCGCCTTCGGCCTGCCATTTCTGGCCGATCAGATCACCGCCCGCGTGCCGGCCGCCAGCGAACAGCGGCTGGGGGCGGAAGTGTTTAAGCAGCTGGAAAAAGATGTCAGCCTGGCGTCCGGCAAAAGCGCGCAAGAGATCATGGCGGCTGAAATGCTGCTGACGCGCCAGCTGGCGCGCATTGCGCCGCAAACGCGTCTGCCGCTGCAGGTTAAATTGTGGCATGCGCCCAGTCTTGGCATGAATGCGGTGTCGCTGCCGAATGGCGTGATCATCATGACCGAAAAAATGTGGGATGTGATTCAAGCGCAACCGCTGCCGCCGCAGCACAAAGAGGATTTGCTGGCGGCGGTCTTGGCGCATGAAGTCGCGCATATTCAGGCCCGCCATTCTTTGCACAATGCGGTTTCAACCTCGCTTACCGGGGCCATGTCCTGGGCCGTGTTTGGCGATTTTTCCGGCGTCGCAGCAGGGGCGGTGACAATGGTGGTGCAAAGCGAATATTCACGCGACACCGAAAGCGAAGCGGATCAGCTGGCGTTACAGGCGCTGCGCCGCGCCGCTATTCCGGCTGAGCGTCTGGCTGAAATCCTGGAGCTGTTGCAACTCATGCAGCGTTCCAAATCCTCGCGCATGCCGCACTGGATGCGGGTTTCCACTGATTACCTCTCAACCCATCCGCCGTACCCGGAGCGGATTGCGCAGATACGCGCTGCCAAATAA
- a CDS encoding peroxidase → MTAVLDLFDIQGEVTRAYARFGFFYSRYLLLQIKDGARGRDFICAMAAQVTTAATWDGGPQSAPRPDSTLNISFTYAGLKALGIPRASLAGFPADFVMGMRARREILGDDGPSHPDHWDPVWKQPVHVLVSINALSTEAREQRYQAVLGMLANSEDGVVLLEGHRGPGGALLPYQDGHVVFENGQPTSKEHFGYTDGIGEPIFEGLPDMAERVWGRGKQVYDSDGNVNWLPLETGEFLLGHYDEAHEYPPAPMPNLLSRNGTYTVYRKLHENVGSFNKYLEEQGAKYPGGKELLAAKFVGRWRDNGAPLTDAPDAAAKQAWDQKYAAASPQEQDRMLAGVVFDDDQSGAKCPFSAHIRRINPRAALEFGTKNAFDTPGALANRRRILRRGLPYGESKPGQFSDDGEHGIVIMMLGASIERQFEFVQQQWINYGNDFRAGNDKEILLGNHGGPHGACPSRAVLPVDPNSQDAPFFLCNIPRLVTTRGGDYFFTPSMTALRMIAEGTVDPT, encoded by the coding sequence GTGACTGCCGTACTCGATCTGTTTGATATTCAAGGTGAAGTGACGCGCGCATACGCCCGTTTCGGTTTTTTCTATTCGCGCTATTTGCTGCTGCAAATCAAAGATGGCGCACGCGGACGTGATTTCATTTGCGCCATGGCGGCCCAGGTGACCACTGCCGCGACCTGGGATGGCGGGCCGCAATCGGCGCCGCGCCCGGATTCGACATTGAACATTTCTTTCACCTACGCCGGTTTGAAAGCGCTGGGCATCCCGCGCGCCTCGCTGGCCGGCTTCCCGGCGGATTTTGTGATGGGCATGCGGGCGCGCCGTGAAATTTTGGGTGATGACGGCCCCAGCCATCCTGACCATTGGGACCCGGTGTGGAAACAGCCGGTCCATGTGCTGGTGTCAATCAACGCCTTGAGCACCGAAGCGCGCGAACAGCGTTATCAGGCGGTGTTGGGCATGCTTGCAAACAGCGAGGACGGGGTTGTGCTGCTGGAGGGCCATCGCGGCCCGGGCGGCGCTTTGCTGCCGTATCAGGACGGGCATGTGGTGTTTGAAAACGGCCAGCCGACTTCCAAGGAGCACTTCGGCTATACCGACGGGATTGGCGAGCCGATTTTTGAAGGTTTGCCGGATATGGCCGAGCGGGTTTGGGGACGCGGCAAACAAGTCTATGACAGCGACGGCAATGTGAATTGGCTGCCTTTGGAAACCGGCGAATTTTTGCTGGGACACTACGACGAGGCGCATGAATATCCGCCGGCGCCGATGCCCAATCTGTTATCGCGCAATGGCACTTACACGGTGTATCGCAAGTTGCATGAAAACGTCGGCAGCTTTAATAAATACTTAGAAGAGCAGGGCGCGAAATATCCGGGCGGCAAGGAATTGCTGGCGGCGAAATTCGTTGGCCGCTGGCGCGACAATGGTGCGCCGCTGACCGACGCGCCGGATGCTGCGGCCAAGCAAGCCTGGGATCAAAAGTATGCCGCCGCCAGCCCGCAAGAGCAGGATCGCATGTTGGCCGGGGTGGTGTTTGATGATGACCAGTCCGGCGCCAAATGCCCGTTCTCGGCGCATATCCGCCGCATCAACCCGCGCGCCGCGCTTGAATTCGGCACGAAAAATGCGTTTGACACGCCGGGCGCGCTGGCCAACCGCCGCCGCATCCTGCGCCGGGGTTTGCCGTATGGCGAATCGAAGCCGGGTCAATTCAGCGACGATGGCGAACATGGGATTGTGATCATGATGCTGGGCGCCAGCATTGAACGCCAGTTCGAGTTTGTGCAGCAGCAGTGGATCAATTACGGCAATGACTTTAGAGCCGGCAATGACAAGGAAATCCTGCTCGGCAACCATGGCGGCCCGCATGGCGCCTGTCCCAGTCGCGCGGTGTTGCCGGTCGATCCGAACAGCCAGGATGCGCCATTTTTCCTGTGCAATATCCCGCGTCTGGTGACCACCCGGGGCGGCGATTATTTCTTCACGCCGAGTATGACGGCGTTGCGCATGATTGCTGAAGGGACGGTTGATCCGACCTGA